The proteins below are encoded in one region of Serratia symbiotica:
- a CDS encoding phage tail protein I, whose translation MNNNMLPPSASGFMRSTEKVTERLTDIPVDLRKLWNPDECPADLLPYLAWASSVDRWDKNWSEQTKRQVIKASWLVHRQKGTISALKCVVEPFGFLLRVIEWWQSDEEPGTFKLEIGIQEQGITEETYLELERLIDDAKPRSRHLTGLSLSLQSQGYIEAGVGCYIGDTLTVYPYFPETISVGGSDYTGAAVHLFDTVEIASGD comes from the coding sequence ATGAATAACAACATGCTGCCGCCTTCGGCCAGCGGTTTCATGCGAAGTACTGAGAAGGTGACGGAACGGCTTACCGATATTCCTGTTGACCTGCGCAAGCTGTGGAACCCGGACGAATGCCCGGCTGATCTTCTGCCTTATCTTGCCTGGGCGTCGTCAGTTGACCGCTGGGATAAGAACTGGTCGGAACAGACCAAACGGCAGGTAATCAAAGCCTCCTGGCTGGTTCACCGTCAGAAGGGCACTATTTCCGCTTTGAAGTGTGTCGTTGAACCGTTCGGCTTTCTGCTGCGCGTGATCGAATGGTGGCAGAGCGACGAAGAGCCGGGAACCTTTAAGCTTGAAATCGGTATTCAGGAACAGGGTATTACGGAGGAAACCTATCTTGAGCTTGAGCGCCTTATTGACGATGCGAAGCCGAGAAGCCGCCATCTTACTGGCCTGTCTCTTTCGCTTCAGTCCCAGGGATATATCGAAGCCGGGGTGGGATGTTATATCGGCGATACGTTGACCGTTTATCCCTATTTTCCTGAAACCATATCCGTGGGCGGAAGTGACTACACCGGCGCGGCAGTCCATTTATTTGATACCGTGGAGATCGCAAGTGGCGACTAA
- a CDS encoding terminase large subunit domain-containing protein, whose amino-acid sequence MIQDAFVRQRAKQLYWQGYPPAEIARLMGINQNTIYAWKKRDEWDETPPVQRVSQSMDARLIQLTDKKDKTGGDFKEIDLLTRQLKKLSDGQPAGAGAGIKPRKRKLKNHFTEEQIVALREKILDSLSWHQRGWYEQRHHRNRMILKSRQIGATWYFAREALLDALRDDVKYPYQRNQIFLSASRRQAHQFRGFIQKVAEEVDIELKGGDKIVLSNGAELHFLGTSAATAQSYTGNLKFDEFFWVSNFTNLRKVAGAMATLKGLTRTYFSTPSGETHEAYPFWTGDRWNEKRPKAQRKAFDVGWKTLNSGLLCPDKTWRQIVTLKDVIEHGWEYTDLEEIRDENSEDEFRNLYMCEFVRDGESAFNLNALIGCGADGYDEWPDWKPFASRPMGNRPVWIGYDANGSSGNGDSGAICVVVPPLVPGGKFRTVETEQVRGLEFEEQAKVIENFTFKYNVQHVGIDVTGGNGEAVYQIVKKFFPMAMPYTMSMTSKRALVLKMLQLIRAGRWEYDRSERALINAFNSVRKVKTPGGFITYDTDRSRGVSHGDLAWANMLAIINEPLGQESGSGGFAMEF is encoded by the coding sequence ATGATACAGGACGCTTTTGTACGTCAGAGGGCAAAACAACTTTACTGGCAGGGCTACCCGCCAGCGGAGATCGCACGCCTGATGGGAATCAATCAGAACACAATTTACGCCTGGAAGAAACGCGATGAATGGGATGAAACGCCCCCCGTCCAGCGCGTCAGCCAGTCTATGGATGCCCGCCTCATCCAGCTTACGGACAAGAAAGACAAAACCGGGGGAGACTTCAAGGAAATTGACCTGCTGACCCGGCAACTGAAAAAGCTGTCTGACGGACAACCGGCAGGGGCTGGCGCGGGTATAAAACCGCGCAAGCGCAAGCTGAAAAACCACTTCACCGAAGAACAGATCGTCGCGCTGCGGGAGAAAATACTTGATTCCCTTTCGTGGCATCAACGCGGCTGGTATGAGCAACGTCACCACCGAAACCGCATGATACTGAAGTCCCGCCAGATTGGTGCAACCTGGTACTTTGCACGCGAGGCGTTGCTGGATGCGCTGCGTGATGATGTGAAATACCCGTACCAGCGCAACCAGATATTTCTGTCTGCATCTCGCCGTCAGGCTCACCAGTTCAGAGGGTTCATTCAGAAGGTGGCGGAAGAAGTGGATATTGAACTGAAGGGCGGCGACAAAATCGTACTCAGTAACGGCGCAGAGCTGCATTTCCTCGGCACATCCGCTGCAACGGCGCAGTCATATACGGGCAACTTGAAGTTTGACGAATTCTTCTGGGTCAGCAACTTCACCAACCTGCGAAAGGTTGCGGGGGCGATGGCGACGCTAAAAGGGCTGACGCGTACTTATTTTTCCACGCCGTCAGGTGAGACCCACGAGGCTTATCCGTTCTGGACGGGTGATCGCTGGAATGAGAAACGCCCGAAGGCACAGCGCAAAGCGTTTGATGTGGGCTGGAAAACGCTGAACAGCGGGCTGTTATGCCCGGATAAAACCTGGCGTCAGATTGTCACGCTAAAAGACGTTATCGAACACGGCTGGGAGTACACCGACCTTGAAGAGATACGGGACGAAAACAGTGAGGATGAATTCCGCAACCTTTACATGTGCGAGTTCGTTCGCGATGGCGAGTCAGCCTTCAACCTTAACGCCCTGATTGGCTGCGGCGCAGATGGCTACGACGAATGGCCGGACTGGAAACCTTTCGCGTCCAGGCCGATGGGTAATCGCCCGGTATGGATAGGTTATGACGCCAACGGCAGCAGCGGCAACGGTGACAGCGGCGCGATTTGCGTTGTGGTGCCGCCACTGGTACCAGGGGGTAAATTCCGCACGGTGGAAACGGAACAGGTGCGCGGCCTTGAGTTTGAAGAGCAGGCGAAAGTTATCGAAAACTTTACCTTCAAATATAACGTACAGCATGTCGGCATCGACGTGACGGGCGGTAACGGTGAGGCCGTTTACCAGATAGTGAAAAAGTTTTTCCCGATGGCGATGCCCTACACCATGTCAATGACGTCAAAGCGCGCCCTGGTGCTGAAAATGCTACAGCTGATCCGCGCCGGTCGCTGGGAATATGACCGCAGTGAGCGCGCACTGATCAACGCCTTTAACTCTGTTCGCAAAGTAAAGACGCCTGGCGGATTCATCACCTATGACACTGACCGCTCGCGCGGCGTCAGCCACGGTGATTTAGCCTGGGCGAATATGCTCGCCATTATTAATGAACCGCTGGGCCAGGAGAGTGGCAGCGGCGGGTTTGCTATGGAGTTCTGA
- the gpM gene encoding phage terminase small subunit, with the protein MLTPAQRHFQKVMAERRGQADEESDIQRTAHEQILHRLRMDLSRLSGVQSEETKAEMKKSMLPEYEGWIEGTLDGDSGRQDEVITRLMVWAIDCRDYALVMRLGRYVVRHGLTLPDNFNRTAATFLTEEMSKPLLTLAAADADADLSSSISVLDEVAEIVADSDMPDVVRAKLCKARALSRRGATDITTKAEALALFREALTRNPNAGVKKEIATLAREVKKLSADGGTGEGDAASTDKTGGTAEPISEQATTASAAGKATARKTTTRAATGKATKRKPASQKKN; encoded by the coding sequence ATGTTAACACCGGCACAACGACATTTTCAGAAGGTCATGGCAGAACGCCGGGGCCAGGCGGATGAAGAATCCGATATCCAGCGCACCGCGCATGAGCAAATTCTGCATCGCCTGCGTATGGACTTGTCCCGCCTCAGCGGCGTGCAGTCCGAAGAAACCAAAGCCGAAATGAAAAAATCCATGCTGCCTGAATACGAGGGATGGATTGAAGGCACGCTCGACGGCGACAGCGGGCGGCAGGATGAAGTCATTACCAGGCTGATGGTCTGGGCGATTGACTGTCGTGATTATGCGCTTGTGATGAGGCTGGGGCGCTATGTGGTACGCCACGGACTGACGTTGCCGGATAACTTCAACCGCACGGCAGCAACATTCCTCACCGAAGAAATGAGCAAACCACTGTTAACGCTCGCGGCCGCTGATGCTGACGCTGATTTATCGTCCAGTATCTCCGTGCTTGACGAAGTGGCGGAGATTGTCGCGGACAGTGATATGCCGGATGTGGTGCGCGCCAAGTTGTGCAAGGCCCGTGCGCTCTCCCGACGTGGTGCAACTGATATCACGACCAAAGCCGAAGCGCTGGCGCTGTTCCGTGAGGCGCTTACGCGCAACCCTAATGCCGGGGTGAAAAAAGAGATTGCCACGCTGGCCCGTGAAGTTAAGAAGCTTTCTGCGGATGGCGGTACGGGTGAAGGCGACGCGGCCAGCACCGACAAAACTGGCGGTACTGCCGAGCCTATTTCTGAACAGGCCACCACCGCCAGCGCAGCAGGTAAAGCGACGGCGCGTAAAACCACGACCAGGGCGGCAACAGGTAAAGCGACAAAGCGCAAACCTGCCAGCCAGAAAAAGAATTAA
- a CDS encoding GPO family capsid scaffolding protein, whose product MASAAKPARKKFRVAVSGATVDGREIRPEHLRDAAANYSPDVYGARVNVEHYLSPFPGSDFGAMGDVTALSAEDISEGPLAGRTALYAEIEPSERMKKLTEEGKKIYSSIELHPQFALNGKAYVMGLAMTDSPASLGTERLKFAAQQRQQVMSFNNQQGEAPLFTDAIEAEIIELAEQRSDEGNQWFGRVMGIIGKGRKSDGEQFNQVRDAVENVAQSHADLLDSFNDLSRAREQDSQAIQKLTSDLAALTSKLGSTDANFSQREPASGGANAQLADY is encoded by the coding sequence ATGGCTAGCGCAGCTAAACCAGCCCGTAAGAAATTCCGCGTTGCCGTCTCTGGTGCCACCGTTGACGGGCGTGAAATTCGCCCTGAGCACCTTCGTGATGCAGCAGCAAACTACAGCCCGGACGTGTACGGCGCACGCGTCAACGTGGAGCACTATCTTTCGCCGTTCCCCGGTAGTGATTTCGGCGCTATGGGTGATGTGACAGCACTGAGTGCTGAAGATATCAGCGAAGGCCCGCTCGCCGGTCGCACAGCTCTTTATGCTGAAATCGAACCTTCTGAGCGCATGAAGAAGCTGACGGAAGAAGGTAAGAAAATTTACTCCAGCATTGAGCTGCACCCGCAGTTTGCTCTTAACGGCAAGGCTTATGTGATGGGGCTGGCGATGACCGATTCCCCGGCGAGCCTCGGCACTGAGCGCCTGAAGTTTGCCGCGCAGCAGCGTCAGCAGGTTATGTCATTCAACAATCAGCAGGGTGAAGCCCCGCTGTTCACCGATGCCATTGAGGCAGAAATTATCGAACTGGCTGAGCAGCGCAGCGATGAAGGTAATCAGTGGTTCGGGCGCGTCATGGGGATCATCGGCAAAGGCCGTAAATCTGACGGTGAACAGTTCAACCAGGTGCGTGACGCCGTGGAGAACGTCGCTCAGTCCCATGCCGATCTGCTGGACAGCTTTAACGACCTGAGTCGCGCCCGTGAGCAGGACAGCCAGGCAATCCAGAAGCTGACCTCCGACCTTGCCGCGCTGACCAGCAAGCTGGGAAGCACAGACGCCAATTTCAGCCAGCGGGAACCCGCGAGCGGTGGCGCTAACGCGCAACTGGCTGATTACTGA
- a CDS encoding phage virion morphogenesis protein, translating into MSNDLFRELDQVFSDILAGTSQAGRVRTACAIGQALRKSQQQRIKAQQNPKGSPYPARRRRVLRSQQGIVFVWQGEIRRLKNWHGGRGKYGRTLTGFDEDRNDIRTFYRSDIERYIEINTRAVRRNATKKTPMFQRLRSYRFLKMRADAGGTSVGYDGVAARIARVHQYGQRDQVGSGAFAKYPVRELLGFTAGDEQMITEQVVNSLGSAAR; encoded by the coding sequence ATGAGTAACGATCTCTTCCGTGAGCTGGATCAGGTCTTCAGCGACATACTGGCGGGCACCTCGCAGGCCGGACGTGTTCGCACGGCCTGCGCGATTGGTCAGGCACTGCGAAAGAGCCAGCAACAGCGCATCAAAGCGCAGCAAAACCCGAAAGGTTCGCCATATCCTGCCCGCCGTCGCCGGGTGCTGCGTTCTCAGCAGGGTATTGTATTTGTCTGGCAGGGTGAGATCCGTCGCCTCAAAAACTGGCACGGTGGCCGGGGCAAGTACGGGCGTACCCTTACCGGCTTTGACGAAGATCGCAATGATATCCGCACGTTTTACCGCAGTGATATTGAGCGCTATATCGAAATAAACACGCGTGCAGTGCGCCGAAACGCCACGAAAAAGACGCCGATGTTTCAGCGGTTACGCAGCTATCGCTTTCTCAAAATGCGCGCTGATGCAGGCGGCACATCCGTGGGTTATGACGGCGTGGCGGCACGCATTGCGCGTGTGCACCAGTACGGCCAGCGCGATCAGGTCGGGTCGGGTGCATTTGCTAAATATCCGGTGCGTGAGCTGCTGGGCTTTACCGCTGGCGATGAGCAGATGATTACGGAACAGGTGGTTAACAGCCTGGGGAGTGCCGCACGATGA
- the lysC gene encoding peptidase has translation MKIVHEPVPESLTAATPAPELTAPVTWGAIAIWSDRLRDALDTCNADKAAIADLDLRRLKRLTDHARASQ, from the coding sequence ATGAAAATCGTGCACGAACCGGTGCCGGAAAGCCTGACGGCAGCAACGCCAGCGCCGGAACTGACCGCTCCGGTAACGTGGGGCGCGATAGCTATCTGGAGTGATCGCCTGCGCGATGCGCTGGATACCTGCAATGCCGATAAGGCGGCGATAGCCGATCTCGATCTGCGCCGCCTGAAAAGACTGACTGACCACGCGAGGGCCTCACAATGA
- a CDS encoding baseplate assembly protein yields the protein MATVDLSQLPQPQIIEVLDFEVILSEVKAVMLVAFPQEQQASVAAALELESEPLNVIAQVVAYREMMLRQRINDGAAACMLSHAVSSDLDNLAGNLNTERLIITPETATTDAVTESDTALRLRAQAAFEGLSVAGPTGAYEYFAKSASGKVADAKAISPSPAVVVVSVLSTEGDGTASAQLLATVDKALSADDKRPVADRLTVQAAEIVNYQINALLYFYPGPESEPIHTAAQDALQCWLNQQGKIGRDVARSAIMAALHVQGVQRVELLEPASDIVIADTQAARCESFTIETGGTDE from the coding sequence ATGGCAACCGTTGATTTATCGCAGCTACCGCAACCGCAAATTATCGAAGTCCTGGACTTTGAAGTCATTCTTAGCGAGGTCAAAGCCGTGATGCTGGTGGCATTTCCGCAGGAGCAGCAGGCATCTGTTGCCGCCGCGCTGGAACTGGAATCCGAACCGCTGAATGTGATCGCCCAGGTGGTTGCCTACCGTGAAATGATGCTCAGGCAGCGTATTAATGACGGCGCGGCAGCGTGCATGTTGAGCCATGCCGTATCGTCCGATCTTGATAATCTCGCGGGCAACCTGAACACCGAACGTCTGATCATCACCCCGGAGACGGCAACCACTGACGCGGTAACGGAAAGCGATACCGCACTGCGTTTGCGCGCGCAGGCTGCATTTGAAGGGCTTAGCGTGGCGGGGCCAACTGGCGCATATGAATATTTTGCCAAAAGTGCCAGCGGCAAAGTGGCGGACGCCAAAGCAATAAGTCCGTCGCCTGCCGTGGTGGTGGTTTCGGTTTTGTCCACTGAAGGCGACGGTACCGCCAGTGCGCAACTGCTGGCGACGGTGGATAAGGCGCTGTCTGCTGACGACAAACGCCCCGTTGCCGATCGTCTGACCGTTCAGGCAGCGGAGATCGTGAATTATCAGATCAATGCGCTGCTGTATTTCTACCCTGGCCCGGAGTCTGAACCCATCCATACCGCCGCGCAGGACGCGCTTCAGTGCTGGCTTAATCAGCAGGGCAAGATTGGCCGTGACGTTGCCCGCTCAGCCATTATGGCGGCGCTGCATGTTCAGGGCGTGCAGAGGGTGGAGCTGCTGGAGCCTGCCAGCGATATTGTGATCGCCGATACGCAGGCGGCGCGGTGTGAGTCCTTCACGATAGAGACCGGGGGCACCGATGAATAA
- a CDS encoding head completion/stabilization protein: MSSLVANKRVLPADSDTPDVNDGDATVSAGDFWPVIKLADLRLAARITGGITTSRLMHVTTEAVAHVTAQLLDWRTGQVKAGFNSLEDVPSVLPSGETEKLMINGENVKVYRFHRAVYSIARALVLEGYRDVDTTAKGDKDAAALDLQRDDLWRDARWSIADIRDTPRLYAELC; encoded by the coding sequence ATGAGCAGCCTTGTGGCAAACAAGCGCGTGTTACCTGCCGACAGTGATACGCCTGATGTTAATGATGGTGATGCCACCGTCAGCGCCGGGGACTTTTGGCCGGTGATTAAGCTTGCCGATCTTCGTTTGGCCGCGCGTATCACTGGCGGTATCACCACGTCCAGGTTGATGCACGTCACCACTGAAGCGGTAGCCCATGTTACCGCTCAGTTGCTGGACTGGCGCACCGGCCAAGTAAAAGCAGGTTTTAACTCACTGGAAGATGTGCCCTCGGTTCTGCCGTCAGGTGAGACGGAAAAGCTGATGATCAACGGTGAAAACGTGAAGGTGTACCGCTTCCATCGTGCGGTTTATTCGATTGCCAGGGCGCTGGTACTCGAAGGTTATCGCGACGTTGACACTACGGCGAAAGGCGACAAAGACGCCGCCGCGCTTGACCTGCAAAGGGATGATCTCTGGCGGGATGCCCGCTGGAGTATCGCCGATATTCGCGACACACCACGACTCTATGCAGAGCTTTGCTGA
- a CDS encoding phage tail protein, whose translation MLKADSLRETLTRANKWCRANPEAFTVFVEEGNIETTGETPSFMYRYTLVLFVMNFAGDIDDFTLPLMAWLWHNQPDLLLNPEKNRGIKFTTLINNDDTADILFEMPIRERVRVTLDENGIPRAEHLPEPKPRIVSDGDDWRGIFDAVTWEADAHE comes from the coding sequence ATGCTGAAAGCTGATTCACTACGCGAGACCCTGACCCGCGCTAACAAATGGTGCAGGGCCAATCCTGAAGCCTTCACCGTTTTTGTGGAAGAAGGGAACATCGAGACGACAGGCGAAACACCGTCGTTTATGTACCGCTATACCCTGGTGTTGTTTGTGATGAACTTTGCCGGTGATATTGATGATTTTACGCTGCCGCTTATGGCCTGGCTCTGGCACAACCAGCCAGACTTGTTGTTAAACCCGGAGAAGAACCGGGGCATTAAATTCACGACCCTCATCAACAACGACGACACCGCCGATATTCTGTTCGAAATGCCAATACGTGAACGCGTCAGGGTCACTCTGGATGAAAACGGGATCCCCCGTGCTGAGCATTTGCCAGAACCTAAACCCCGCATCGTTTCTGACGGGGATGACTGGCGGGGCATCTTTGACGCTGTGACGTGGGAGGCTGACGCGCATGAGTAA
- a CDS encoding tail protein X, translated as MKVKALQGDTVDLLCWRHYGTTQGVTEKVLSANPGVSQQVFLDAGQVIELPEIAHKAIQEMVQLWG; from the coding sequence ATGAAAGTGAAGGCATTGCAGGGGGATACCGTGGATTTGCTTTGCTGGCGTCACTACGGCACCACGCAGGGCGTTACCGAAAAAGTGTTATCTGCCAATCCCGGAGTGAGCCAGCAGGTTTTTCTTGATGCCGGTCAGGTGATTGAGCTGCCGGAAATCGCGCATAAAGCGATACAAGAGATGGTGCAGCTATGGGGTTAA
- a CDS encoding lysozyme: protein MKQLIKKCSIAAIVALGITLSPGALRTTAEGQQKIAGWEDCRNTPYYCTAGVLTVGIGSTGRVERREYSDSETAGRWINDMRHAENCINQNFEGGYMPQSAFEAMADAGLNVGCTGLMWYTDNQKRIQRTTIWKKAQAHEWKAMCNRLTDFVNSGGKRSQGLVNRRTDFKAWCLRDVEAEK, encoded by the coding sequence ATGAAACAGCTTATTAAAAAGTGCTCCATTGCAGCCATTGTTGCGCTGGGTATCACGCTGAGTCCGGGCGCGTTACGCACAACGGCTGAAGGCCAGCAAAAGATTGCTGGCTGGGAAGACTGCCGGAACACACCGTATTACTGCACGGCTGGCGTGCTGACGGTCGGAATTGGTTCGACGGGGCGTGTTGAGAGGCGGGAGTACAGCGACAGCGAGACCGCCGGTCGCTGGATTAACGATATGCGGCACGCCGAAAACTGCATTAACCAGAATTTCGAAGGCGGGTATATGCCCCAGTCTGCCTTTGAGGCAATGGCGGACGCCGGTCTTAACGTGGGGTGCACTGGCCTGATGTGGTACACGGACAACCAGAAGCGAATACAGCGCACGACAATCTGGAAGAAGGCGCAGGCACATGAGTGGAAAGCGATGTGTAACCGGCTGACGGACTTTGTAAACAGTGGCGGTAAGCGCAGCCAGGGGCTGGTTAACCGGAGAACAGATTTTAAGGCGTGGTGCCTGCGTGACGTGGAAGCTGAGAAATGA
- a CDS encoding phage baseplate assembly protein V, with amino-acid sequence MSAELIRLLENILRVGVVIAVDEESWRVRVQSGELQTDWLRWNTTRAGAFSIWVPPSVGEQVWLGCIGGNPETAVIIGSIYSNDHPAPGSSLKEIVLTAPDGASFRYDAEASALEAQGMKTAHIKASASVKLETPVVECTDHLKVRTFELTEGGTMKGDVTHSGGSLSSNGKVLHTHKHPGDSGGTTGAPL; translated from the coding sequence ATGAGCGCTGAACTGATCCGCCTTCTGGAAAATATCCTTCGTGTCGGCGTCGTTATCGCCGTTGATGAAGAGAGCTGGCGCGTGCGTGTGCAAAGCGGCGAACTTCAGACCGACTGGCTGCGCTGGAACACCACGCGCGCCGGGGCATTCAGTATCTGGGTACCGCCTTCAGTGGGTGAACAGGTCTGGCTGGGCTGTATTGGCGGCAATCCTGAAACGGCGGTCATTATCGGCAGTATCTACAGCAACGATCACCCTGCGCCAGGCAGCAGCCTGAAAGAGATTGTGCTGACAGCGCCAGACGGTGCCTCTTTCCGCTATGACGCAGAAGCCAGCGCGCTGGAAGCGCAGGGCATGAAGACCGCACATATCAAAGCCTCTGCCAGCGTCAAGCTTGAAACGCCGGTGGTTGAATGCACCGATCATCTGAAAGTGAGGACGTTTGAACTGACGGAAGGCGGCACGATGAAGGGTGATGTAACTCATTCTGGCGGATCGCTTTCGTCTAACGGCAAGGTGCTGCACACGCATAAACACCCTGGCGACAGCGGCGGCACTACAGGGGCACCGCTATGA
- a CDS encoding phage major capsid protein, P2 family, translating into MDNTTRQLFDQYIARQAQLNGVSTAAVAAKFAVDPTRQQRLEQAAQQDDSFLSKINVFGVNQQIGQKVLIGSKGPMAGVNNSVTSRRNPGSNHSMEPFDYMCRKVNYDYGISYEQLDAWAHMPEFQPLISKAMARQMSLDRIMIGFNGVKYSDPSDRAANPLLQDCGIGWLEKIRQEAPHRVISNVTITSRDEDNKVVAKGTYGNIGAALYDAKNSLMDEWHKRNPDNVVILAGDLLTSSNFSAINALSQTNPNTEMLAGQLIVAQERVGNMPTFIAPYFPVKGVLITPFKNLSVYYQRGGLRRTIKEEPEYNRIATYQSSNDDFVIEDYGNVAFIDGIQFAQAEPAGE; encoded by the coding sequence ATGGATAACACTACCCGCCAGCTATTTGATCAGTACATCGCCCGGCAGGCACAGCTCAACGGCGTATCAACCGCAGCTGTTGCTGCAAAATTTGCCGTAGATCCGACACGTCAGCAGCGACTTGAGCAGGCCGCACAGCAGGATGATTCTTTCCTGAGCAAAATTAACGTGTTTGGCGTCAACCAGCAGATCGGTCAGAAAGTCCTGATCGGCAGCAAAGGCCCGATGGCTGGCGTAAACAACAGCGTCACCAGTCGCCGCAACCCAGGCTCAAATCATTCCATGGAGCCGTTCGACTACATGTGCCGCAAGGTCAACTATGACTACGGCATCAGCTATGAACAGCTTGATGCGTGGGCGCACATGCCGGAGTTCCAGCCGCTGATCAGCAAGGCAATGGCCCGCCAGATGTCGCTTGACCGCATCATGATTGGCTTTAACGGCGTTAAGTACAGCGACCCATCTGACCGTGCCGCTAACCCGCTATTGCAGGACTGTGGTATTGGCTGGCTTGAAAAAATCCGCCAGGAAGCGCCGCACCGCGTCATTTCCAATGTGACGATCACTTCGCGTGATGAAGATAACAAGGTTGTAGCAAAAGGCACCTACGGCAACATTGGCGCTGCGTTGTACGATGCCAAAAACAGCCTGATGGATGAATGGCACAAGCGTAACCCGGATAACGTGGTGATCCTGGCGGGTGACCTGCTGACGAGCAGCAATTTCTCGGCCATCAACGCATTAAGTCAGACCAACCCAAATACCGAAATGCTGGCCGGTCAGTTGATTGTCGCGCAGGAGCGCGTAGGCAACATGCCGACCTTTATCGCGCCTTACTTCCCGGTGAAAGGCGTGCTGATCACGCCGTTCAAAAACCTGTCGGTGTACTACCAGCGTGGCGGTCTGCGTCGGACGATCAAAGAAGAGCCGGAATACAACCGCATCGCAACGTATCAGTCTTCAAACGATGACTTCGTCATTGAAGACTACGGCAATGTTGCGTTCATTGACGGCATTCAGTTCGCCCAGGCCGAACCGGCAGGCGAGTGA
- a CDS encoding DUF2570 domain-containing protein — MKITAILCALLALASGGLLWQTHQRGKDSVRNEALSREVKSNGEVLGELRALTADAREVLAQLRTTEQQRNAQGEMRRENMRDAIKDDTCANTVVPASVSNSLQHRTAAATNENRARTGAGKPDGSNASAGTDRSGNVGRDSYLE; from the coding sequence ATGAAGATTACAGCCATTTTATGCGCGCTGCTGGCGCTGGCATCTGGTGGTCTGCTCTGGCAGACGCATCAACGCGGTAAAGACTCCGTTCGCAATGAAGCGCTTTCCCGCGAGGTGAAGAGTAATGGTGAGGTGCTGGGAGAGCTGCGGGCACTGACTGCTGACGCCCGCGAAGTCCTTGCACAATTGCGGACAACCGAACAGCAAAGAAACGCCCAGGGAGAAATGCGACGTGAAAACATGCGCGATGCCATCAAAGACGATACGTGTGCCAACACTGTTGTGCCTGCTTCTGTCAGTAACAGCCTGCAACACCGTACCGCAGCAGCCACAAATGAAAATCGTGCACGAACCGGTGCCGGAAAGCCTGACGGCAGCAACGCCAGCGCCGGAACTGACCGCTCCGGTAACGTGGGGCGCGATAGCTATCTGGAGTGA
- a CDS encoding GPW/gp25 family protein, with the protein MTVRYTGMNPDGTGQLTDTDQLWNSVRDILTTPLASRVMRRDYGSMIPDLLDEPQNEVARLQCMSAAVIALTMWEPRVALNGINISYSKDGAVTAELVGIITETMQTAGTALTLRSGSNGNR; encoded by the coding sequence ATGACTGTTCGTTATACCGGCATGAATCCGGACGGCACGGGCCAGCTTACCGATACCGATCAGCTGTGGAATTCAGTACGCGACATACTGACCACGCCGCTGGCAAGCCGGGTGATGAGACGGGATTACGGCAGCATGATCCCCGATCTGCTGGATGAACCACAGAACGAAGTGGCGCGCCTGCAATGTATGAGTGCAGCAGTGATCGCCCTGACGATGTGGGAACCGCGTGTTGCCCTGAACGGCATCAATATCAGTTATTCAAAGGATGGCGCTGTCACCGCTGAACTGGTCGGCATTATCACCGAAACCATGCAGACGGCAGGCACTGCGCTGACGCTCAGGAGTGGCAGCAATGGCAACCGTTGA